The DNA region GCCCATTGGTTTAATAATTCTGATGACATCACCTAAAGCCTGAGAGTTTGGATCTCCCGCTCGTCGATAATCCTCATCACCCGCAAATACTCCTGCTGCTATCACGACGTCATATTTGGAATTAGAGTAAGGCATATCGAAAACATCGCAACAAACTAGTGATTTATAAATCCCTTTGCTTTCGGCGATTTTTAACATCTCTTCAGAAAAATCGCAGCCATCAATTTCTAACTCCCCATGGTGTCTGAGAAAAATGGCTTCTCCGACCAGACCAGTACCACAACCAATATCAAGATATGCGCCTTTATCTATAAGCGATAGAGCCGTACTCGCGAGTAGTTCAGGTGCTTGATAATTCGCTGATTGCACTCCTTCATCATAAGTCGCAGCCCAAGAATCATATGAACCTTTAGTAGATAATGACTGTCTTAAATTTTGTGTGAAATTTTGTTTTTTCTGCTGATCTTTCATCTTTTCTCCTTAACAAATACCCACCATAGAAGTTTGGCGTCTACCTACGCTTATAGTAATTTGCGCATTAACAGGGAAAAGATTAGATACTTAATTTTTGCCCAATTCCGAGTTTGCGGTACCTCAGCAATAGGAAAACTGCTATAGAGATGTGACCGAAATACAGAACGCAGCCATTCATTCTACATATGCTGTCGTTAGATAATGCCCAACAGCTTCAATAAAGGGCGTTGGTGAATTGAGGTATGAATCTATGAGGGTCGAGGGATAGGAACATCCCAGAACTTGAGATAGTGAATCAGCAATCGAATCGAATGCTCTAACATTTCCACAGACTTTGAATAACATAAGGTCTTTCGATGGAGTCGAGCGAGATAATGCCGCAATCGAGTGTTCTCTCCTTCGACTCGAGTCATATAGGTCTTACTGACAATCTGGTCCCCATCGGGTACAAAGATGGGATAAACTTTCCAGCCATCTGTGACGTAAAAGAAGCATCTCCAGAGACTAACGATTGCCCATAGTGGCTTGAATGTCTCTGCACTTCTGTCACCAATAGTCCAAGCAAGAATACCTGGTTGAAAGTGGTCTACTGCTGTCCAGAGCCAGACCTTGTTTTTTTAGCACCGACGAATGTTTGAAGTTCATCGAGTTCCCCGACCTGAGGCATCTCTTCCGGTTCATAAGCATCAGGCAGCAATGCACCGACTTGTTTGACCCAAGTGATGACGGTAGTGTGGTGCACTCCTTTCACTCGTTCAATGGCTCGAAAGCCCATACCGTTGACATACATTTTGAGGCATTCACGTTTGAAGGCATTTGAGTAGCCGAGCTGACTATAGTGGTCGATAAACTGACGACCGCAATCTACACAGATGTGATTCTGTTTGCCTTTTTTCTTTCCGTTCTTACGGATATGAGTAGATTGGCATTCTGGACATTCCATTGAGTCAACAACCTCCATTCATACCTCTATTCTGCAACGCCCAATAAAGAAAGACAGATACCCTGAAGGATATCTGCATTAAGTCTAGTTTTGAGAACTTTTTAAAGATCACCTTTGGCGATCGTCCCTCACCCAAACAAACCATTACCAGATCTTTGCCATGGGTAACTGAAAATTAGGTAGCTCAGGATCGCCATTAACGACATCCGGGTTTTCGAGGATTTGTGGCGTTTGATTAGGGCGATAGATATAAACGGTTTTATTTCGACGATCAATTAACCAACCTAGAGCAACACCATTTTTCAGATACTCTTCCATTTTTGCCTGTAGACCTTTGAGAGTGTCACTTTTTGACCGTAGCTCGATGACAAAATCTGGACAGACTGGCGCAAAAGATGACTTTTCTTCTTCTGATAAAGCCTCCCATTTTTCCTTTCGCATCCACGACGCATCCGGCGATCGCATGGCACTATTTGGCAAAGTAAAACCAGCACTAGAATCAAATCCTAAACCTGTTCCATCTTTCTCCGCCCAAATGCCCAGCTGTACAGCCAAATTAAAATTTCGATTGCCCGTATCCGAAAAAGCTGGGGGCATAACAATCACTTCTCCTGTGGCGGTGCGCTCGATGCGTAAATCTCGGTTGGCAAGACAAAACTCATAAAATTCTTCTTGGCTCATCGGTTTACTAGCAGGCAGTGAAACAGTTAGAGGTGTAGTTTCAGACTGGATTCGTAATGTTGTTGCCATCGTAAACCTACTCGGTTGAAGACTTTTTTCTATTTTATAGCAGGCAAGGAGTGGGTTAAGACAGAATAGGATAGAAGCAATAAACATAGATGCCATGCCTGCTCCCCATAGTCTTGATTTACGCCTAAAAGCTGTTGCCGCCTTCGATAAAGGTGAACGAAAAAGTGATATCTGTCGCTTCTTTGGTATTAGCCGAAATACGCTAGACCTGTGGCTGAAACGACGAGAGAAAATCGGTTCAGTCGCTCCGAAGACAGATTACCGTCGAGGCCCTCAACCGAAGATTAATGATCTAGATGCTTTTCGTGCTTTTGCAGAGAAATATGGGCATCTAACCCAGAAGGAAATGGCGGAGAAATGGCCAGAGTCTATTAGTGATGCATCCAGACGTGAAGCTCTACGGAAAATTGAATTTACTCGAAAAAAAAGACCTATCGATATCAAGAGAGAGATAAAGAATTAGAAAAAGCATTTGTGGCACAACTGAAGCAGTATGTCCAAGAACGACTCGTATATATCGATGAAAGTGGATTTGATAATACCTTAGATTATGGGTATGGCTACTGCCATAAGTCAGAGAGGTTTATCGCAGAGAAGTTAGGTCATCGTACAGAACGAGTTAGCGTGATTGGAGGATGGCGAGAGGGAGAGCAGATAGCACCGATGGTATTTGAGGGCTATGCCAACAGCGCCTTAGTTTGCCAATGGGTAGAGGATTGCTTAGTGCCAGAGTTGATTCCGGGTCAAATTATTATTCTGGATAATGCCAGTTTTCATCCAAAGGAAAGAATACAAACATTGGTGGCGAAGGCAGGATGTGAAGTGATATTTTTGCCACCCTACTCACCACACCTGAACAAGATAGAGAAGTTTTGGGGGAGGTTAAAGAAGGAGGTAAGTAAGCTCATCAAGAAGACTGAGGATTTGTTCGATGCCATCAGAATAGCCTTCTGTTCTATGTCCTAACCTTCTCCTTCGCTGCTATAGTAGCGATCGCCTATCCATTTGCCCAACAGAAAAACAGATACCCCGAAGGATATCTGCATTGAGTTTAGGTTTTAAAGATCACCATTGGCGATCGCCTGAATGATTTTAGGCATAGAAGGATCGAAGCCACCTAAATCCCAAGAATTACGATCTTTAGGATCCACCAAACTTAATTTGTAGGGAGCAAGGGTCACATAAACCGCTTTCACATCAGGATTGACCTTACGGCGATACTTCTCCAACACTTGGCTAGGCTGAGAACCTGCCCAGGATTCGCAGTCTGTCCAGAAGCAAATCACATCTGCCCAGAACTTATGCTTGATGGCCCACTTGTAGGCACAGGACGCATCAGTCCCACCAAAGTTTTGATTGGTTGTCTTCTGCATCGCAGATTGGAAGCTATCGGATGCCGTGATACCCAAATCCTTGAAAGAAGTAGAGAAACCACGAATCGCATAGTTTTTCTCTGCTTTTGCACTCACCAAGGCGAATACTGTCGCAATTTCAGCGCAAGTCAGATTGACCGAACTCACGGTATAGCAAGACATCGAGCCAGAGACATCCACTGCATGCAAGAAGGTTTTTTCTGTAGGTGCCACTGTATCGAAGGACATCTCTAGAGCGCGCTCCAGGATATCCACAATACGAGGGATAACAGTCCAAGTTTTCTTGCTACGACCCAACTTACCGCCGGACTGATAAGTCTTTAATGCCTTCAGCACATCGATAGGATGGATACGACCTTTACGGAGGCGATTTCTGTCATTTAGCACAGATGCAACGTACTTCAACTGTTTGTTGTAGTGAGCGCGCAATACACCAATTTCAGTTAGGGAACCAAGGTTACGCAACAACGCACCAATAGGCATACCCTGCATCAATAGTTTCCAGGCACCTTCATCCATCTCACCAATAGGTGCAACCATCTCATGGGTTAAACGACCCTCGGCGATCGCCTTTTTAGTTTGGCTAGGATTACGCTTGAGCCATTCGTACCACCAGATTTGTTGCAAAGCATCAGAAGGCGCTTGCTTAGGCAAAACATCCCAACCCTTTACCACCCAGTTATAGAGCGTTTGGTGATCATCAGTGGCAGGTTTTACGTGAAACAGACGCAACACATCGCGATTCGTGAAACCATGACGTTGTTGATATTTCAGCAATTGGTACGCCAAGGATTTCACATTGGCATTACTCAACCAAGATGTACCGCACTCACGCACCACCTTACCGAAACCACGCAACGCCTTGGAATAGCTCAACCATTCATAAAAATGGCTTCCAGTACGCACAATCTGCGGAAAAATTTCCATAAATGCTCGTTTCGCATCGGGAGATTCGCCCATAGATAACAACGTCAACGCATAGATAGGTGCACTGTTATTAATCGCATGACCATCACTGGCATAGGCAATTTCCTTTGCAACTCGTGCAGGATCTGCTGCTACACATTGATTAACAACCTGGGTGAACTCACCTGTCAGCTCATGCTTATCCGCATAAAAAGTACTTTGGGCTGTCCCAATCAATAAACAACGCTTTAACATTGCCCACATACCAGGGTCGAAATGATAACCACCGGAACGACCTTTCAGCATTTCAGTTTCACGGCCAGGGATAGGCTGAGACTGAGGTGTGTTTTTACGGGAAGTGAAAAATTTATATGACATAACAACTCTGTCCCTTTCGGGAGAATGAATTTAAAAATAAGGCCCCAGATGGGGAAGGGAGATGAGCAGGAGTTGAACCCGCATCTCGGCGGACAAAAGGGGAGTTCGTTCAAAAGCGATAACCTTTAGTCCTGCGGCCTGATTAGGCAAAAAATTGTGCTCTACCGTTGAGCTACCATCTCCATGGCTTTATGTGTGAATCGTGGACAGGGGGAGATTCGAACTCCCGACCGGTAATCCTCATTCTTCGACCCGAAAGGGGTAAGAAAACGAAAAGGTAAAACTGCTCTACCCACTGAGCTACCTGCCCAAGTTATTTAGTTGTGGTTTTGGCAAGCGGAGGAGGAATCGAACCTCCATCTCTCGCTTAACAGGCGATAACCCTAAATTCGGCGACCCGCTTGGGTAAGTTTTTGAATAAGGGGGATAAGTGTTTTGCCATTAAACTATCCGCTTATGTTTTGTGTTGGTGAACGAAGGGGGATTCGAACCCCCATCTCCCGCGTGGTATGCGATAACCCTAAATTTCGGCGACCCGTGAGAGTAAGTTAGTGAATAAGGGAAAATAAGGTGTTCTTCCGTTGAACTATTCGCTCATGTTGATGGTTGGTTTTGGTGGACAAGAGGGGATTTGAACCCCGCATCCTTAGCTACCGATAATCTCCACTCCGCGACCCGAAATGGGTAAGTGATGAACAGAGAAGGAAACCTCGCCCAAGTGTTGAGGCGTAGCAGAGGAGGAATCGAACCTCCAATTCCAGCTCCCTTCGATAATCCTCATTCTTCGACCCAGATTGGGTAAGTGAGTTGAACAAGGTTATTTAAGCTGGCGCCTCACCAATTTGACCTTCTGCTACTTTCGATTGGGTTGTGTCCCGTTCGATGTCTTTAATTTACGGGCACTGTTTACCCCTATTCCAATCAAGGGGCGATCGCCTGAAATATCTACACCACAAGCACTTTGAAATAGGGGTGATGATTTGAGTTAGGGTCTCCCCCTAACTTTGTCGAGATTTTGAAGTTATTAGAAAAATATACAGAGATAGAACTCATCGCATGCGCAACAAACCCTCTTCATAGATAAACTCGACCAATTACTCCATAACAATATTTTTACTATCAAGAGCTATTTTAGAAAATTAAGATTAGCGCTATGGCATTAATTTTCTAAAATAGCTCTCTGCTTCTATATAAATAGATAATAAAAAATCTATTTTAACTAGATAGCTATTGATTCCATGTAGTTTTATTTATCAACTAAATTTCTAATATCAAAGTACTCACGAAGCACAATTTTTTCATAAGTGCCACATGTATATGTATATTTCATTTTTGTACCTTCATTCATTAAATCACCAATTTCACAGATGATTTGCAATATAGGTGTTCGATCAAATGATTTCAAATATTCTCTTTCATTGATTAGAGTATGAGCAATTCCATTATTTCTTATCTTTGTTTTGATAGGATTAATAAGGACTCGAAATGACTTCATTTTTTCATTAAGCTGTTTGATTTTACATTGATCTTTCCAAGTCTTATACAATTCGGTTCTCGCTGAATAAAAAGACCATGTACCTTTCATATCATCATCTAATCTAACGTGAGTTCGGGTTAAGGAATTAGGATGAAATTCCGACAAGTTAGCCTGAAACTCCTATAAATCAAGAGTTTGTTTGGAATTTTATCTATGTACTGATTCGCAACAAAGCATTCTAATTGAAAATATCGTATTGATTGGGCTCAATCAGTAGAATATTGCATAAAATAATCGCTGCTCAATAAAGAATCAAGAAGCCTCAAACCCAGATTGGGAAAGACTTGTTTCCTGTTGTTCTTATCCCGAACTCACGTTAATCTACATATTCTGAGAACAATGTTTTTAAATATTGCTTCAATAGAAAACATTATATTTCCTAATTCCCATCAAGTGTCTATCTTATCCAAAAGTCCTTCTGGATCTTTTATTTTGTCATATACAAAATTTGCAATCAAAAGATCATTTATCTCTTCATATATTTTGTCAATGTTAGCTTGTTTTTTTGATGGTTTATTCATGCTTTTTTATGAACTCGGAAAATAATTTAGAGACAAATATAATGTTCAATTCAATATCTAATCTATCTTAAACTCATTTATTTGGTTCTATAGTGAATGCCGAGTAAGATTTCTTTGGGATTGCCTTGGGCTTGATAGGTGGTATAGAGGAGATAGGGGAAGCCAAACATTCCACCAAGGAAAATACTCAGAAAACCAAAGACAAATCCTTTGAGCGAAAAACCTTCTCGCCATGAAATCCATGTGCCGAGCAACAAGAGGTGAATTAGAAAATCTGTGTTGAACTGCGATCACTAATTTAACGTGAGTTCGGGATAAGGAATCAAGGTTCTAATCAAGTTTTAGAGAGGGTTTCTTGGGCTGATGACAGTAGGCAATTAGACCGCAAAGCAAGTTGACACAAAAATTGGCAGGACTGCGATGGCGGGAATGCTCAATCTGAGAAATATTCTTCAGTTGTCAATGACTGTCTCAATCAAAGCTCGCTTGCGGGCCAAAACTTTGTCACGCCAAAACATCAGGTGATTCTTCTATATTGCGACGAGGCTTAGCTAGAAGCCTCACATCATATTCTTCTTGCAAATACTGTGCCAGAGCTTGAGAGACGTAACTTTGAGAGTTTCAAGAGAGTAATGTTAAACGCCAATTGCGCAGTAGCTCAATACTTCCATTCACTCTAAATTTCGCAAACAGTGCCATGCTCAAGTCCACCATGTGTTTTGATTTAGAGACGACCTTCGTCCTGCGATGAAACCGAGCAAACCAATGGCGATTGTCTGAGTTGTTTCTCTCAATTGCTATTGTCTCTTTCTTGCTAATGACATGAAAAGCATCTGGGTGATTCTCTAATAGCTGTTGATAGGGTTTCCAATTATCGGTGCAATAGACAGTGATTTGCCATTGCGAGAACCGCTCTAGTAAATGACCTAAAGTTCGACTATCACGACTTCCCAATTCCCAGTCAATGAGTCGCCCAGTATTACGGTCATATGCTTTCCAGACCCAAAGTTTGTTTTTTTCTCTTGGATAAAATGCCATAGCTCATCTAGCTCCACCACGACAGCAGACTCAGGAGTGGGCTTTTCATAATTGGCTTCACCGAAATCTCTTACCCAATTGAGCACTGATTGAGCTGATACACCGAGAATCTTGGCTGTCGCATTCATGGACATACCACTCATATACATCAATACAGCTTCTAATTTCATCCAGAGAGGCTTGCCCCGCTCTTTAGAAAAGCTTGTAAATTGATAATTGCACTGCTTACACTTAAATCGTTGACGATTTTTAGCGAATCCACTTTTGATGATGTCTTGAGCATTACATTGGGGACAGTGAATTGTCATAGCAAGACTTCCAAGGAAACGACTCACTCCATTTTGCTATAGCATTACTTACTTGAAACTCTCTTAAATTTTTGGTCAAAAAAACCTCCACAGCAAATGCCAGGAGGTTGATGGAAAGAGTAGAAAAAATAAACACACAGAGAGAAAAATCTAGCATCCTTTAAGAAACTAGGAGTAGATGCAAACCTAAAACTTTAGGAATTTTGCTCGACAATCCCAGGCCATTTCGCATCCGCGTCAGCGATAAAGCCGGGAATATCTTTTTCCCAACGCGCTTGGATCTTGTCATTGAAGTTTAGGTATAACTTTCCATCAACAATGCTCCATGCAGTGGGATCAATCGGAGCAACATTACCCTGAGCCGCAGCCCAAGCACAGTGACCGCCATATTGTGGTGCATATTTCTCTGGATCTGCGCTGAACAAATCCCGGTTTTCTGCACTCGCGAAATGCCATTTGGCACCATTCCACTCATAAGCAAACTCGGCAGAACCTTCAACGGCTTGACTATCAGTGAAATAGGCGACGGGGTCTGTACCTTT from [Leptolyngbya] sp. PCC 7376 includes:
- a CDS encoding class I SAM-dependent methyltransferase, producing the protein MKDQQKKQNFTQNLRQSLSTKGSYDSWAATYDEGVQSANYQAPELLASTALSLIDKGAYLDIGCGTGLVGEAIFLRHHGELEIDGCDFSEEMLKIAESKGIYKSLVCCDVFDMPYSNSKYDVVIAAGVFAGDEDYRRAGDPNSQALGDVIRIIKPMGYCIFSVSERVWKTDSKSYERAIADLPVRIIQMLKQPYHNEIPTMFNIVLQKNSF
- a CDS encoding IS1 family transposase (programmed frameshift); this translates as MECPECQSTHIRKNGKKKGKQNHICVDCGRQFIDHYSQLGYSNAFKRECLKMYVNGMGFRAIERVKGVHHTTVITWVKQVGALLPDAYEPEEMPQVGELDELQTFVGAKKNKVWLWTAVDHFQPGILAWTIGDRSAETFKPLWAIVSLWRCFFYVTDGWKVYPIFVPDGDQIVSKTYMTRVEGENTRLRHYLARLHRKTLCYSKSVEMLEHSIRLLIHYLKFWDVPIPRPS
- a CDS encoding Uma2 family endonuclease; amino-acid sequence: MATTLRIQSETTPLTVSLPASKPMSQEEFYEFCLANRDLRIERTATGEVIVMPPAFSDTGNRNFNLAVQLGIWAEKDGTGLGFDSSAGFTLPNSAMRSPDASWMRKEKWEALSEEEKSSFAPVCPDFVIELRSKSDTLKGLQAKMEEYLKNGVALGWLIDRRNKTVYIYRPNQTPQILENPDVVNGDPELPNFQLPMAKIW
- a CDS encoding TROVE domain-containing protein, encoding MSYKFFTSRKNTPQSQPIPGRETEMLKGRSGGYHFDPGMWAMLKRCLLIGTAQSTFYADKHELTGEFTQVVNQCVAADPARVAKEIAYASDGHAINNSAPIYALTLLSMGESPDAKRAFMEIFPQIVRTGSHFYEWLSYSKALRGFGKVVRECGTSWLSNANVKSLAYQLLKYQQRHGFTNRDVLRLFHVKPATDDHQTLYNWVVKGWDVLPKQAPSDALQQIWWYEWLKRNPSQTKKAIAEGRLTHEMVAPIGEMDEGAWKLLMQGMPIGALLRNLGSLTEIGVLRAHYNKQLKYVASVLNDRNRLRKGRIHPIDVLKALKTYQSGGKLGRSKKTWTVIPRIVDILERALEMSFDTVAPTEKTFLHAVDVSGSMSCYTVSSVNLTCAEIATVFALVSAKAEKNYAIRGFSTSFKDLGITASDSFQSAMQKTTNQNFGGTDASCAYKWAIKHKFWADVICFWTDCESWAGSQPSQVLEKYRRKVNPDVKAVYVTLAPYKLSLVDPKDRNSWDLGGFDPSMPKIIQAIANGDL
- a CDS encoding IS1 family transposase (programmed frameshift); translation: MTIHCPQCNAQDIIKSGFAKNRQRFKCKQCNYQFTSFSKERGKPLWMKLEAVLMYMSGMSMNATAKILGVSAQSVLNWVRDFGEANYEKPTPESAVVVELDELWHFIQEKNKLWVWKAYDRNTGRLIDWELGSRDSRTLGHLLERFSQWQITVYCTDNWKPYQQLLENHPDAFHVISKKETIAIERNNSDNRHWFARFHRRTKVVSKSKHMVDLSMALFAKFRVNGSIELLRNWRLTLLS
- a CDS encoding YHS domain-containing (seleno)protein — protein: MKISPKKTVILGVLLTLGILGGCGQASQNEVSTTPETTTTSETTTTETATASVGVSSFIYKDGDVAIKGTDPVAYFTDSQAVEGSAEFAYEWNGAKWHFASAENRDLFSADPEKYAPQYGGHCAWAAAQGNVAPIDPTAWSIVDGKLYLNFNDKIQARWEKDIPGFIADADAKWPGIVEQNS